In Paraburkholderia aromaticivorans, a single window of DNA contains:
- a CDS encoding transposase domain-containing protein has protein sequence MYSLLGTARLNGFEPYAWLRDTLEKLPSFPVNRVHELLPLAR, from the coding sequence ATGTATTCACTGCTCGGTACGGCTCGCCTGAACGGCTTCGAGCCTTATGCATGGCTCAGGGACACACTTGAGAAGTTGCCGTCGTTTCCTGTCAACCGCGTGCATGAACTGTTGCCGCTCGCCCGTTAA
- a CDS encoding LLM class flavin-dependent oxidoreductase, with amino-acid sequence MHQTVVPFRPQDTAFVSTDLNHFRSSSPLPLLAAVGTRTNKIEIGTGVTDIRYENPLYMAEDAGAADLIAGGRPNGRWRSRAAISSTRHPAPTAHPSGLSTLNAEQNEFFDALNLPTPTPTPCRDKNATLTVAKTMIYTRKCRNRGGSPRRLCVPGGRIRRGCVVCKQLAAASSDDRLASPR; translated from the coding sequence CTGCATCAGACTGTAGTCCCCTTTCGCCCCCAAGATACGGCGTTCGTCTCGACAGATCTCAATCACTTTCGTAGCTCGTCACCGCTTCCGCTCCTCGCAGCGGTTGGCACGAGAACGAACAAGATTGAAATTGGGACCGGCGTTACCGACATACGTTACGAGAATCCGCTTTACATGGCGGAAGACGCTGGCGCTGCTGACCTGATTGCCGGGGGACGCCCGAACGGGCGCTGGAGATCGCGCGCCGCAATCAGTTCCACTCGTCACCCGGCACCAACAGCACACCCCTCCGGCCTCTCGACGCTGAATGCCGAACAAAACGAGTTCTTCGACGCACTTAACCTTCCAACCCCGACCCCAACGCCATGTAGGGACAAAAATGCTACCCTTACGGTAGCAAAAACAATGATTTACACGAGAAAGTGTCGAAATCGGGGGGGCAGCCCACGTCGACTGTGCGTACCCGGCGGACGCATCCGCCGTGGCTGCGTCGTATGCAAGCAGCTTGCGGCGGCGTCGAGCGACGATCGACTCGCCTCGCCTCGCTAG
- a CDS encoding DUF4365 domain-containing protein, whose product MKLPVRIKQHKAESDSYAILQYKLRDLGIFRNVTESDYGIDFEVELIIDGQVTGKYFKAQVKSSENLHIRKSDGIPTVGGIKESTLYYWSELSYKTHVILYAVDLKTEEIYVSRPIFWNATQLIAGDNKTKTVEFLKNDPIFGKDVAHVYSVIFATSPTLGDQMYAHRFALRYLKQFLALYVDVFHLYPSAEPMLTVSRG is encoded by the coding sequence ATGAAGCTCCCAGTACGCATCAAACAGCACAAGGCTGAATCCGACTCATACGCCATCCTTCAATACAAGCTGAGGGACCTCGGCATCTTCCGAAACGTAACCGAGAGCGACTATGGAATCGATTTTGAAGTCGAGCTGATTATCGATGGACAGGTGACGGGAAAATACTTCAAGGCACAAGTCAAGTCCTCGGAGAACCTTCATATCCGTAAATCCGACGGCATTCCAACGGTAGGTGGCATAAAGGAAAGCACGCTTTACTATTGGTCAGAACTTAGCTACAAGACGCATGTTATTTTATATGCGGTAGATTTGAAGACAGAAGAAATCTATGTTTCACGGCCGATTTTCTGGAATGCTACCCAGCTGATCGCTGGCGACAATAAAACCAAAACCGTGGAATTTTTGAAAAATGATCCTATATTCGGAAAAGATGTCGCTCACGTCTACTCGGTGATCTTTGCGACGTCGCCCACACTAGGCGACCAGATGTATGCGCACCGGTTTGCGCTTCGATATCTCAAACAGTTTCTGGCTCTCTACGTTGATGTATTTCATCTGTATCCGTCAGCGGAACCCATGTTGACGGTGTCGCGCGGTTAG